The region GCGAGCGCATCGGCCCGCGGGAACCTTCACGCCAGGTGACCTCGGTGAACGCCTGCCGCCCCTGGCCGGCCGCGAGCGCGACCACCGGGGACGGCTTGTCCCGGTAGCGGGGCTGTGGCTTGCGGCCGTGGCCCGACCACGGCGGCGTGAGGGGCTCGGTGCCGTGCGGGTGGACGGTCACGTCCGAACGGACCGCCACGACATAGCCGATGCCCCGCTCGCTCAGGCCGGCCCGGAAGTCAGCGTTCTGCCCGTAACCGGCTCTACCTTTCAACCGGTTGGTCCTCCCGTTCGTAGGGTGGGGACACCAGGGGAGGCGGGTGTGGCTTGTAGCCGGCTGCCGTTCGTGGCCTTCGATGCTTGGCCGCCTGCCTCCCCACGACGACTCGGCCGCCGATTGGGAAGTGCGAATGTGTCGCTGTGTAGAGCCTTGCCGGCGAGGTCGTCCGTGGTACGCACTGCAAGTACGACCTGATGGAGCACGATGAGCCGGATATGGGCGGGGACCGACTGCGGCAAGAGCCACCACCACTGCCTGGTCATGAATGCTGATGGCGACACGCTGCTGTCGCGCCGGGTGGCCAACGACGAACCCGAGCTGCTGAAACTGATCGCTGATGTCCTGGACATCGTCGGTGGAGACCGGGCGACCTGGGCGATGGACATGACGGGCGGTGAACCTGCCCTGTTGATCGAGCTGCTGCTCAACCACGGACAGGAACTCGTCTACATCCCTGGCATCGCGGTCAACCGGGCCACCGACAGCTACCGAGGTGTGGGGAAGACCGATGCCCGTGATGCGAGGGTGATCGCGGATCAGGCCCGCATGCGTCGCGATCTGCAACCGATCCGCCCTGGCGACGAGGCCGCCATCGAGCTGCGGCTGCTGACCGAGCACCGCTCCGACCTGGTTGCCGACCGGACCCGGACCGTGAACCGGCTAAAGTCCCTGCTCACCAGCATGTTCCCGGCCCTGGAACGCGCCTTCGACATGGGCACTACCGGTGCTCTGGTCCTGCTCATGGGCTATCAGACACCCGCGGCGATCCGCCGGGCAGGCAAGCGACGCCTTGCGATGTGGCTGCGCAACCGCAAGGTTCGCACCCCCGAGGCCGTCGCGGCCAAAGCGCTGGAAGCCGCCGACCGTCAGCACACCGCCGTGACCGGGGAGAAGGCCATCGCGAAGATGGTCCACACTCTGGCGAAGGAGGTGATGACCCTCAACGAGAAGATCGCCGAGACCGACAAGCTCATCGAGGGTCGGTTTCGCGAACACGAACTCGCCGAGGTGATCACGTCGATGCCTGGCATCGGGCCGATCCTCGGAGCCGAGTTCCTCGCCGCGACCGGCGGCAGCTTGGATGCCTTCCTCACCGCTGACCGACTCGCGACCTTCGCCGGGGTGGCACCCGCACCCAAGGACTCCGGCCAGGTCAGCGACAACCACCACCGCCCCCGGCGGTATCACCGACGGCTGCAACGCGTCTTCTTCCAGTCCGCCATGGTCAGCATCCGCTGGGATCCCAACTCCCGCCGCTTCTACGACCGCAAGAGAGCCGAGGGCAAACACCATGTCCAGGCCGTGCTCGCTCTCGCACGCCGACGCGTCAATGTGATCTGGGCTCTGATTCGTGACCGACGGTGTTACACCGTCACACCACCAGTCACTCATGCCGCTTGACTTCCAGATTGGGAAGCATCGGCCACCACCACCGGCGGCACCAGACCCCACCCGGCCAACTCGTCGATGGTGTCCAGGGCCAGGCGCCACTTCTCCCGATGCCCGACCCCCTCCGGCATCCCGGCCTTCTTCCGCCGCCCGGCATCGTGCGCCCACTCCTCGGGCACGAACAACCGCCACTGCAGCGGACAGGACGCGGTGTCGGAGACCGCGTGCACGCTCACCGCGACCTGGCAGTTGGCCTGTTTGCCCAAAGCCCCGCAGTACTGCGGAGCGACCGCCACCGACATCTTCCCGTCCTTGGGAAACGACACGTCGTCGACCACCCACGCGTCCGGGCCGATCTGCGGCACCATCCGCTCAGCGATCCGCCGCCGCACAGGCACCGGATCCCAGGTCGACTGGTTCACGAACTGCTGCAGGTTCTGCTCGTTGCCGTCCGGCAGCCGCTCCGCCATGGCCTGGATGGACTTGCGCCGCCCGTCCAGCATCAGTCCGCGCAGATAGCAGTCACCCTTCGCCCGCTGATCCTTGCGCGGCACCGACGCGAACACATCAGCCACGAATATCGCCAACTTCGCCCGAGCACGGTTCACTTCATGTGCGTCCACACCCCCACCATGCCCTCAAACAGGACCGCGAGACAGACCTAACGGAGTCCTACTAGTGCTCTGACCGGACAGGTGCACCGGCTTCCGTGCCTCCCTGCGATCATGTGCGAATGGATACGGGGGGATCTACTCATGGCCGCCGCATGCCGGTCGCCTCTCGGCGGCGTCGGGTCAATTCCGCTCTTTTCGCGGTGGCGGCGGTGCTGGCGGTGCTCGCCGCGCTGGCCGTAGTGGTCGTGGTGCTGCCAGGGCTGGTGGTCGAGCGCGATCTCGGCGGGGCCAGGATCTCGGCCGCTGAACGGCTCGCAGCTGTGAACAACGTACGCACGACGCTCGTGCAGGCGATCGGTGGCGTTGTCGTCCTCTTCGGCGCGTACGCCACTTGGCGGCAGTTGAGGGTCAACCAGGAGGGGCTGAACGCCACCCGGGAGGGACACATCACGGACCGCTTCAGCCGGGCGGTCGACCAGCTGGGCAACGAAAAGACGGACGTGCGGATCGGCGGCCTCCACGCACTGTGGCGGATCGCGGACCATTCGGCTCACGACCGGGAGGCGGTCATCTCGATCAAGGCCGCGTTCCTCCGGACTCACCTGCCATGGCCTCCGCAAGGGCAGGACTCTCCGACGGCGGAAGCCTCCATCAATTCCGTGCCTCCGCTGGAGACCCGTGCTCCGGATGCCCAGGTGGCTCTCACCGGCCTCGGAGTCCTGTGCCAGGAACGCCAGCCCGACTGGCTCAACGTCAGCTACACCGACCTGCGTCGGGCCGACTGCGACGGACTGTGGCTGCACCACATCAACTTCGACGGCGCCTGCTTGGAAGCGGCGAGCATCTACCAGGTCAACCTGACCAAGGCATCGCTGATCGCGGCCAACATGCGGCACGTGGAGCTCGGGACGTCGATTCTCCACCAGAGCCGCTGCATCGAAGCCGACCTGCGCGGCGCTCGCATGGTCAGGGCCGACCTCCGCGAGGCTGACTTCTCCGGGGCCGACCTGCGGGAGGCGAATCTGCGCAAGGCGCGAGGCCATGGCACCAAGTTCACCGGCGCGGATCTGAGACTGGCTGACCTCCGAGGAACCGACCTCACCAGTGCCGACCTGACACGGGCGAAGCTTGAGGGTGCACTGGCAAGCGACGTCACCATCTGGCCGACAGGCTTCGACATCCAGGCGGCCGGCGTCGTCATGGTCGAGGACCCCGGCGCCGAGCCGAGCATCCTGCTGCGAGCCGCCGCGCTCGCGAGGAACGTCCCACCCCTGCACTCGGCCTACTGAGAATTTCGAGTTGTAGTCGGGTAGTGACGGTTCAGTCCGCAGCATCAGCTCCGGCACAGCCTGATAGCCTGCGATCTTCGCCGGTCACCCGGACGGAGTTCCCCGGCGGGTCGCCATGTCGCACCATCAGCAGCTCTTGACAGCCCTCGATGCGCTGGACTGCGCCTTCGCCTCGGAAGAGCCGTTCCCCGTCGGCGGTTGCACGTACTGCTACGGCGAGGAGGGACTCGCCGAGCTCTCCAGACCGCTGCACCTCATACCCGACGACATGGTGTCCGCGGCCGCCGGAGAGGTGCCCAGCCACTGGGACGACTTCCCACGTCTCTACCGCCGTCTCGTCCCGCGCATCATCCGCCCCCTTGTCGCCGGTCAGTTCCACGTCTCCGAGGAACTGATCGCCACCCGCCTGGGCGAGGCAGGCTGGAGCACCTGGGACGCGCCCCTGGCCGACGCTCTTCGCAACGTCTGGACCGCATGGTGGCAGGCCACGTTGCACACCCACCCCAGCCCGGTGTCCATCAGGGACACCCTCGGCCTCATCACCGTCGCCACCGACAGCCTGCGCCCCTCGCTGGACATTTGGACCGCCACCCGGACCCCGGCCGCCGACGCACACTTGGCGGACCTGATGGTCGACGTGCTGTTCGAGTACGAGATCACCGACCTGAGCCTGGGGTTCCACAGCGAGTACCACGCCACCGCGGAGCTGGTGGAATGGCTCCTCACCGATGTGCGCGACCGTGTCACCGACCCCCGTCTCGACGACTCGGACTTCATTCACCACCTCCAGCAGCTGATCAGCGCTCCAGCTGACGTCTCAACCGACGCGATTCACAAGGACGACTTCTGAGCTCTTGGGGTTGGTGTCGGCTGGTCGGTGAGTGAGTCCGGTGCCGGTGAGGCAGCCGTCGATCAGGTCGGGGCGGAGTTGGATGTGGCGCAGGCCCCGGCGGAGGGTGCGTTCAAGGACCACAACCCCGCGCTCCTGGAGATGAGGGCGTGGGACCCGACAGCGCCGCGGCCCTCCTGGTCGCCGCCGGCGAGAACCACGATCGCCTCGAAAGCGATGCTCGGTCCGGCCTGTTCACCTCGATCACTTGAACGTTCTGGGAGAGCAGGTACCGACACAGGGCCGCACCGTAGGAGCCCGTGCCTTCCACACCCGGGTGATGCAGATCGCCGAAGGAGCGTGCCCACGCCAGCATCTCCTGGTAGCCGGCTGCGGTGGCCTGGAATGGGCATGCCCCATCGACGTCGAAGGTCCACGCGACCCTCTCCGGCATGACGGGCGGGAAGGCGTCCACGCCGAGCGAGATCCGGGCGGCCCGCACGTCCCCGACGTAGCCCTGCGCTACCAGGTCCCGTGCGTAGCGGGCGGCGGGCCCCTGGCGGCGTTGGAGGCCGACGACGTGCCGGACACCCTTCGCCTCGGCCAGGGCAAGCAATTCCTCCGAGTCCGAGGTGCGGGTGGTGAGCGGCCACTCGCTGTAGACGTCCTTGCCGGCCTCGATGGCGGCCTTCACGAGCGGCACGCGCTGCGAAGTCGGGGTCAGCACCGCCACGAGGTCGACGCCGGGGTCCTTGATCAGCTCGTGGGCGTCATCGTAGGCGTGCGGGATACTGAACTTCTGGGCCGTCTGCTGCGCGGATTCCTGCCGGCGCGCCGATACGGAGACCACCTCGAACTCCGGCAGTGTCCGCAACGCCGGGATGTGTCCGTAGCCGGCCCAGAAGCCGGGCCCGATGATCCTGACCCGGCGGCTGGGGCCTGCGCGCTCATGCCCTGTTCCGTCTGGTTCACTCGACCCCGCTCGCGGTCGCGGTGCCCTGGGAGGTCGGGGAAGCTGGACCGCGTGCTCGGGGTCTTGTGCTGTTGTCGTGACTCCAGGGTCAAACGTTGACACTGGTGGAAGGTCAAAGGGGAAGCCGCACGTGTCCTGCGGAGAGGCGGGTCACCCCGGTCCGGCTTGACCTTGACATAAATGTCAACCCTGCATCGTGGGGTCATGGCACACGGTCAGGTCATCGTGCCCCGGCCACGAACGGGTACGCGACCTGTCCGGATATCCGATGCGAAGGGACCACCCCATGAGCAAGGCAACCAACACCCGCCCGGCAGAGGCTTCGGGCACCTTCCGCCTCGGCGGCGACCTCGAGATCAACCGCCTCGGCTACGGCACGATGCAGCTCACCGGCAAGGGCGTCTGGGGCGAGCCAAAGGACCACGACGAAGCCGTCCGTGTACTCAAGCGGGCCGTCGAGCTCGGCGTGAACTTCTTCGACACCGCCGACAGCTACGGCCCCGATGTCGCCGAGCCCCTGCTGCGCGAGGCACTGCACCCCTACGGCGACGACGTCGTCATCGCGACGAAGGCCGGACTCACCCGTCAGGGCCCCGACCTGTGGATGCCCGTCGGCCGCCCCGCCTACCTCCGCCAGCAGGCCGAGCTGAGCCTGCGCCGCCTCGGCGTGGACCGGATCGACCTGTTCCAGCTGCACCGCATCGACCCCGACACCCCGCTCGAGGACCAGGTCGGCGAACTGAAGAAGCTCCAGGACGAAGGCAAGATCCGCCACATCGGCCTCAGCGAGGTCACCGTCGCCGAGGTCAAGGCCGCGCAGGAGATCGCGCCGATCGTCTCCGTACAGAACCTCTACAACCTCACCAACCGCTCCTCCGAAGAGCTGCTCGACTGGTCGACCGAGCAGGGCATCGGCTTCATCCCCTGGTTCCCGCTCGCCACCGGACAGCTCACCGGCGAGGGCAACCCGCTCACCGAACTCGCCAAGCAGCACGACGCCTCCCCGTCGCAGCTCGCCCTCGCCTGGCTCCTCAAGCGCTCCCCGGTCATGCTCCCGATCCCGGGGACGTCGAGCGTCGCGCACCTGGAGGACAACCTCGCCGGCGCGAGCGTCGAGCTCACCGACGACGAGTTCGAGGCGCTGTCGAAGGCCGCCGCCTGAATCGGCACTCCAGCCGGCATCCCCAGCAGAGGCAGGACACGAATCTGTCCTGCACTCGGCGCCCGTTCGCGACGCTTCGGCCCCGCCAGTCCAGCGTCCGCGTGACGTCGCACGCGCGTATAGACACCGGGGGCTGCCCGCACAACCACAGCCGCTCCCCCAGGGCATCAGCCCGATCAACATCCCTCGGCGACCAGCGGCCCCTGTTGCCCCCTAATACTCCAGCAGCACTTTGACGTTTTCCCTGTTCAGGGGCGGTCTGGGTGAGTGTAGAGGGCTGATGACCGGCCTGTGTTCTCTTTCCCGGGCCGCCCCTCGATCGTGTGCAGCCGCCGCTGATAGTGACAGCGGTCCGGGCAGCCTCCCTGCGTGATCGACGAGCGTGCAGTTGAGATCTGGAACGACGAACTCGAGGAACTGTTCCTGCGTACCGGCCACCGCTTCAGGCGTGTCGAGCCGCGTCGCCGGATGCGTGACTACATCCGTGGACTACTGGGCCCGGTCGGCCGCAAAAACGGCTGGCAGCTGGCCGAATACGCCGGACACCGCACACCCGACCGCCTCCAGCGGCTTCTCAACGGCGCCCGCTGGGACGCCGATGAGCTCCGCGACGACCTCCAGCACTACGTAGCCGAACGGCTCGGCGAGCCCGACGGGATCCTCATCCTCGACGACACCGGCTTCCTCAAGAAGGGCACCACCTCGGCCGGCGTGCAGCGCCAGTACTCCGGCACCGCCGGCCGCACCGAGAACTGCCAGATCGGCGTGTTCGCCGCCTACGCCACCACCCGTGGACGCGCCCTGGTGGACCGGGAGTTGTACCTGCCCAAGACCTGGACCGACGACCGCGACCGCTGCCGCGCCGCCCACATCCCCAACGAGCGGACTTTCGCCACCAAACCCGACCTGGCCAAGGCCATGGTGCTGCGGGCGATCGCCTCACCGCTGCCGATCGCATGGGTGACCGCGGACGCCGCCTACGGCCAGGAATGGCGGCTGCGCCACATGCTGGAGGAGACCAGCCTGGGGTATGTACTCGCGGTTCCCAAGTCCCAGCAGGTGCCCCACTTCGGACGCATCGACCACCTCTTCTCCCAAGCACCCGACGAAGCGTGGGAGAGGCATTCGTGCGGTGACGGTGCCAAGGGCCCGCGCGTCTACCACTGGGCCGCCCTGCAGATCACGCCCATCGAGGACTTCGACGACGAGATGCCCACCCACCAGCGGTGGGCACTGGCCCGCCGCAGCATCAGCAAGCCCGAAGAGATCGCCTACTACCTCGCCTACGCACCGCTCGGCACCACCATCGAGCACCTGGTCCGCGTCGCCGGGACGCGCTGGGCCATCGAGGAAGCCTTCCAGGCCGCGAAGAACGAATGCGGCCTCGACCAGTACGAAGTCCGCCGCTACACCGGCTGGATGCGGCACATCACCCTGGCCATGCTGGCGCATGCCTTTCTGGCCGTCATGGCCGTCGACGCCGCGGCAAAGGGGCAGCAGAAACGGTTCCTGCCTCGCGCCCCTCACCGTGGCAGAAATTCGGCGGCTCCTGGCAACTGGCCACTCATCCATCGCCGTTCACCAGCCCCTCATCAGCGCACGCGCGTTGAGGTGGTCACACTGGCGCAGACGACGCCAAGCCGTCGCCCGCCGCTGTCACTATCAGCGGCGGCTGCACACGATCGAGGGGCGGCCCGGGAAAGAGAACACAGGCCGGTCATCAGCCCTCTACACTCACCCAGACCGCCCCTGAACAGGGAAAACGTCAAAGTGCTGCTGGAGTACTAATACTCCAGTCGTAGATCGTGATCTTGGGCTTCCCGGTGATCTCCCTGTCGCCGCGAGATGGGAGGTCAACTGCGGGGACACCCCAGCTGCAACTCGGCGAATCCGACAAGGGCCGCCTGAATGGTCCTTGGCTGACGGGCTATCTTGCCGGGCATGCAGACTATGGACTGGAGCGGTGTCCGGGAGCGGACAATCGCTCTCTACGCACGGCGGGGATCGAAGGCCAGTGCCGTTCTCCCGCCGGTTCTAAGTGAGGCTCAGGTGCGTCAGGCCGAGGAACAGTTCGGTGTGGTGTTCCCTGACGACTATCGCCAGTACCTGCTGCGCGTCAGTGCCGGCGGGCGGGTTCGCACGCTTCGGGTCGATCAGCGTGGCTGGCGCTGGGACGGCGACCAGCCTGTGGACCGTGCGAACCTGCATGTGCCGTTCCCGGACCACGACACCGCTCTCGCAGCGAGCGAAGATCTTTGTCTGACCGAACCCCAGGAGGGGGACTACGCCTCTGTTGCTGCGTACCAAGCCGATCACGACGCATGGCTGGAGACGGCCGATGCCGCCGAGGACGCGCGGACTTCCGGGGCCGTTCCTCTCTGCGATGACGGCTGCGGCTTCTACACCCTCCTCGTGGTCAGCGGACCCATGCGTGGTGCCATGTGGTTCGACGGACGCGCGACCTGCGATCGCCTCAGCCCGCTCTTGAACGACGACGGACAGCCCGCCTCCTTCGGCGAGTGGTACCTGGACTGGCTCACCCGCGAGGAGCCGCTGACAACCCCGGAACTGCGTCGTGCGGCAAGCGACCGCTGGCACGCAGGGACGGACGTGCCCATCTGGCTGCGCTGGTTCAGCTCGTGAGTGGTCAGTGCTATGACCCCAAGCCGCGTTCGTACTGGCAGGGGCCGGTGCAGGAATGGGTACGGCCACCGCTGATCATCGGTGTGTGAAGACTGAAGATCACGCGATGGCCGCAGGTCACAGCCTAGATCCTGCCCACTGGCAGGAGGCATTCGAGGGCCTGATGGCGCGGATCGCAGGCCATTTCGCCCGGGTCGAACCCCGACGCCGGGTCCGGCGGTTGGTGCTCGGACTGTTGTCGGACTTGCCTCGCAAGAACTGCTGGACCATCGCCGAGTGGGCCGGGGAGTCCACCCCGGACGGCATGCAGCACTTGCTCAGCCGGGCCAAGTGGGACGCTGACGCGGTCCGTGACGCCCTGCGGGGCTACGTAGTGGAACATCTGCACGACGAGCGGGCGGTGCTGGTGGTCGACGAGACCGGCGACGTGAAGAAGGGCGTCGGCACGGTCGGCGTCCAGCGCCAGTACACCGGGACTGCTGGGGCTTGTATTTCAATAAGTGCTCGGTAGAGGGGTGTTGGTGGGAGTCTGAGATATGACCCCGTGTCTGGCAGGCCGCGTTGCCGCTCGTGCTCTGCGGGCCAAGTTCGATCAGATCCTGCCGCACTTCGATGAGCGCCGCCGTCGGTTGTACCTGGCCAGTGAGGCGTCGGCCCTCGGCCGTGGTGGGATCGTCCGGGTCGCCGCCGC is a window of Streptomyces sp. NBC_00271 DNA encoding:
- a CDS encoding IS110 family transposase; protein product: MSRIWAGTDCGKSHHHCLVMNADGDTLLSRRVANDEPELLKLIADVLDIVGGDRATWAMDMTGGEPALLIELLLNHGQELVYIPGIAVNRATDSYRGVGKTDARDARVIADQARMRRDLQPIRPGDEAAIELRLLTEHRSDLVADRTRTVNRLKSLLTSMFPALERAFDMGTTGALVLLMGYQTPAAIRRAGKRRLAMWLRNRKVRTPEAVAAKALEAADRQHTAVTGEKAIAKMVHTLAKEVMTLNEKIAETDKLIEGRFREHELAEVITSMPGIGPILGAEFLAATGGSLDAFLTADRLATFAGVAPAPKDSGQVSDNHHRPRRYHRRLQRVFFQSAMVSIRWDPNSRRFYDRKRAEGKHHVQAVLALARRRVNVIWALIRDRRCYTVTPPVTHAA
- a CDS encoding pentapeptide repeat-containing protein gives rise to the protein MPVASRRRRVNSALFAVAAVLAVLAALAVVVVVLPGLVVERDLGGARISAAERLAAVNNVRTTLVQAIGGVVVLFGAYATWRQLRVNQEGLNATREGHITDRFSRAVDQLGNEKTDVRIGGLHALWRIADHSAHDREAVISIKAAFLRTHLPWPPQGQDSPTAEASINSVPPLETRAPDAQVALTGLGVLCQERQPDWLNVSYTDLRRADCDGLWLHHINFDGACLEAASIYQVNLTKASLIAANMRHVELGTSILHQSRCIEADLRGARMVRADLREADFSGADLREANLRKARGHGTKFTGADLRLADLRGTDLTSADLTRAKLEGALASDVTIWPTGFDIQAAGVVMVEDPGAEPSILLRAAALARNVPPLHSAY
- a CDS encoding Gfo/Idh/MocA family protein, whose translation is MSTFDPGVTTTAQDPEHAVQLPRPPRAPRPRAGSSEPDGTGHERAGPSRRVRIIGPGFWAGYGHIPALRTLPEFEVVSVSARRQESAQQTAQKFSIPHAYDDAHELIKDPGVDLVAVLTPTSQRVPLVKAAIEAGKDVYSEWPLTTRTSDSEELLALAEAKGVRHVVGLQRRQGPAARYARDLVAQGYVGDVRAARISLGVDAFPPVMPERVAWTFDVDGACPFQATAAGYQEMLAWARSFGDLHHPGVEGTGSYGAALCRYLLSQNVQVIEVNRPDRASLSRRSWFSPAATRRAAALSGPTPSSPGARGCGP
- a CDS encoding aldo/keto reductase, producing the protein MSKATNTRPAEASGTFRLGGDLEINRLGYGTMQLTGKGVWGEPKDHDEAVRVLKRAVELGVNFFDTADSYGPDVAEPLLREALHPYGDDVVIATKAGLTRQGPDLWMPVGRPAYLRQQAELSLRRLGVDRIDLFQLHRIDPDTPLEDQVGELKKLQDEGKIRHIGLSEVTVAEVKAAQEIAPIVSVQNLYNLTNRSSEELLDWSTEQGIGFIPWFPLATGQLTGEGNPLTELAKQHDASPSQLALAWLLKRSPVMLPIPGTSSVAHLEDNLAGASVELTDDEFEALSKAAA
- a CDS encoding SMI1/KNR4 family protein; amino-acid sequence: MDWSGVRERTIALYARRGSKASAVLPPVLSEAQVRQAEEQFGVVFPDDYRQYLLRVSAGGRVRTLRVDQRGWRWDGDQPVDRANLHVPFPDHDTALAASEDLCLTEPQEGDYASVAAYQADHDAWLETADAAEDARTSGAVPLCDDGCGFYTLLVVSGPMRGAMWFDGRATCDRLSPLLNDDGQPASFGEWYLDWLTREEPLTTPELRRAASDRWHAGTDVPIWLRWFSS